From Candidatus Cloacimonadota bacterium, a single genomic window includes:
- the dnaA gene encoding chromosomal replication initiator protein DnaA: MDQDIWQNILDKLEDNINHQSFRTWFSDAKLVDLLDNTLVVRVPTQFAANYLNQNYTETLGEISYALYKQRYLIKFTSPPHYPAEKKAAQAEYSGNRVLLNTKLNDRFSFEQFVVGRNNNFAYSAAKAVAEAPGYTYNPLFIYGESGMGKTHLMQAVGNFVAREGRNCSIFYITSEEFTNEMIDSIRSNKMPDFRSKYRKVDLLLVDDIHFLSRKEGTQEEFFHTFNALFDSRKQIVLTSDRPPKDIPDLEKRLVTRFESGLLCDLKNPDFETRVAILRKKAEPENIDLPDEVFSFIAESISSSVRALEGSLIRILAYASYNKLNPANLDTETVRNILSDMISESRREISLDTITQQVCLAYNITIAQIVDKTRRQQIAYPRQIAMYLANLLIPQLSLKEIAEYFKRKDHTTVLHAKKMIDNRFREDINFRSHIEQLIKNIKA; encoded by the coding sequence ATGGACCAAGATATTTGGCAGAACATTTTGGATAAGCTCGAGGACAATATCAATCATCAGAGTTTCCGGACCTGGTTTTCGGACGCCAAGCTGGTGGATTTGCTGGACAACACTTTGGTGGTCAGGGTTCCAACGCAGTTCGCGGCAAATTATCTGAATCAGAACTACACAGAAACACTGGGGGAGATATCTTACGCCCTTTACAAGCAGCGTTACCTGATCAAATTCACCTCCCCGCCCCATTATCCGGCTGAAAAAAAGGCCGCCCAGGCAGAATATTCCGGCAACCGAGTGCTCCTTAACACGAAATTGAACGACCGCTTCAGCTTCGAGCAGTTCGTGGTGGGGCGCAACAACAACTTTGCCTATTCCGCGGCCAAGGCGGTGGCGGAAGCGCCTGGATACACCTACAATCCGCTCTTCATCTACGGGGAAAGCGGCATGGGCAAGACCCACCTGATGCAGGCTGTGGGTAATTTCGTGGCCCGGGAGGGCCGCAACTGCTCCATTTTCTACATCACCAGCGAAGAATTCACCAACGAAATGATCGATTCCATCCGCTCCAACAAGATGCCGGATTTCCGGTCTAAATACCGCAAAGTGGATCTGCTGCTGGTTGACGACATCCATTTCCTCTCCCGCAAGGAAGGCACCCAGGAAGAGTTTTTCCACACCTTCAACGCCCTTTTTGACAGCCGCAAGCAAATAGTGCTTACTTCCGACCGGCCGCCAAAGGACATTCCGGACCTCGAAAAGCGCCTGGTAACCCGCTTCGAGAGCGGCCTGCTCTGCGACCTCAAAAATCCGGATTTTGAAACCAGGGTGGCCATTCTGCGCAAAAAAGCTGAGCCGGAGAACATCGATCTCCCCGACGAGGTTTTTTCCTTTATCGCCGAATCCATCTCTTCCAGCGTGCGGGCCCTCGAGGGTTCGCTGATCCGCATCCTGGCCTACGCTTCCTACAACAAACTCAACCCCGCGAATCTGGACACCGAGACAGTGCGCAACATCCTCAGCGACATGATTTCCGAGAGCCGCAGGGAAATATCGCTGGACACCATTACCCAGCAGGTCTGCCTGGCTTATAACATTACTATCGCACAGATAGTTGACAAAACCCGCCGCCAGCAAATCGCCTATCCCCGCCAAATCGCCATGTATCTTGCTAATCTGCTCATTCCCCAGCTTTCATTGAAAGAAATTGCCGAATATTTCAAGCGCAAAGACCACACCACCGTGCTGCACGCCAAAAAAATGATCGATAACCGCTTCCGGGAGGATATCAACTTCCGCTCGCATATCGAACAGCTTATCAAAAATATCAAGGCCTGA
- a CDS encoding peptidylprolyl isomerase, whose protein sequence is MKKILLTLLAAVLMLSLSAELVDRIVAKVGPDIVLLSDVYKLMFQMQTAGYPAESINEEAALRQIVEQKVILQKAESMDLKIDNKQLEKYAKKELEKTKEKYPSEQAFAADLARENLTETELLDLYITQIKESYLSQQLIDIYVKTKVKVTEEEMLSFYETSKDSLAVKPVTWKTGAIIHEIKPSKASEEAKLAEMKAIQDRLNQGADFASLAMEVSDCPSKERGGDLGFFSRGMMVKPFEEAAFALNAGQVSPIVQTEFGYHLIKVEEKRDNEVRARHILKILSPTRQDSLDAFQLMEGVRERFNSGEESFANLATLYSDEKESAANGGIIGELARDEFPELYAPQIIATEVGKMTPVLENEGVLLLFVRLEEMPTRVFGYDEVKPVLENYLMQEKFNTAYNEWISDLISKSFVRIIPR, encoded by the coding sequence ATGAAAAAGATCCTGCTCACTCTGCTGGCCGCTGTGCTGATGCTTAGCCTGTCCGCGGAGTTGGTTGACCGCATAGTAGCCAAGGTCGGCCCGGACATCGTTTTATTAAGCGACGTTTACAAACTGATGTTCCAGATGCAAACAGCGGGTTACCCGGCTGAGTCCATCAACGAAGAAGCCGCCTTGCGCCAGATCGTTGAGCAGAAGGTGATCCTTCAAAAAGCCGAGTCCATGGACCTTAAGATCGATAACAAGCAGTTGGAGAAATACGCCAAAAAAGAGCTCGAAAAAACCAAGGAAAAATATCCTTCCGAGCAGGCATTTGCTGCCGATCTTGCCCGTGAAAACCTGACCGAAACAGAGCTTTTGGACCTCTATATCACCCAAATCAAAGAAAGCTACCTCTCGCAGCAGTTGATCGATATCTACGTGAAAACCAAAGTGAAGGTCACCGAAGAGGAAATGCTGTCTTTTTACGAAACCAGCAAGGACAGCCTGGCGGTTAAGCCGGTTACATGGAAGACCGGCGCCATCATCCACGAGATCAAGCCCAGCAAAGCCTCCGAGGAAGCGAAGCTGGCCGAGATGAAAGCTATTCAGGACCGCCTCAACCAGGGGGCGGATTTTGCCTCCCTGGCTATGGAAGTGAGTGATTGCCCCAGTAAAGAGCGGGGTGGAGACCTTGGTTTCTTCAGCCGGGGAATGATGGTGAAACCCTTTGAGGAAGCTGCTTTTGCGCTCAACGCGGGTCAGGTTTCTCCCATCGTGCAAACCGAGTTTGGCTATCACCTTATCAAGGTGGAGGAAAAACGTGACAACGAGGTGCGGGCCAGGCACATCCTGAAAATCCTCTCTCCTACCCGGCAAGACAGCCTGGATGCCTTTCAACTGATGGAAGGCGTGCGTGAAAGGTTTAACTCCGGGGAGGAAAGTTTTGCCAACCTGGCCACCCTCTATTCAGACGAAAAGGAATCCGCTGCCAATGGCGGCATCATCGGAGAACTGGCCCGGGATGAATTTCCGGAACTCTATGCCCCGCAAATCATTGCCACCGAAGTTGGGAAAATGACACCTGTGCTGGAAAACGAGGGAGTGCTGCTGCTTTTCGTCCGGCTGGAAGAAATGCCCACCCGCGTCTTCGGTTATGATGAGGTGAAACCCGTTTTGGAAAACTACCTCATGCAAGAGAAATTTAACACCGCCTACAATGAATGGATCAGCGACCTGATCTCCAAATCATTTGTGCGAATCATACCGCGATGA
- a CDS encoding phosphatidylglycerophosphatase A: MNSRRLSPTTFLASLLGVGFIPFAPGTFGTLFAAGVYLLLPKSLFSGQGWWWLGGVLLLVSGAAVWLSGRAEKKLGRDAPAIVIDEFCGYFVAVLLLPKSLLLAIYAFVLFRVFDIAKPFPINVSQRLRGGWGIVVDDLIAGVYANLVIQLIRILKPSFFGQ, from the coding sequence ATGAATTCCCGGCGCCTGAGCCCGACCACTTTTCTGGCCTCGCTTTTGGGTGTGGGTTTCATCCCCTTCGCGCCCGGCACCTTTGGCACTCTTTTTGCCGCGGGGGTATATCTGCTGCTGCCCAAAAGCCTCTTCAGCGGCCAAGGCTGGTGGTGGCTGGGTGGAGTGCTTCTGCTCGTTTCCGGGGCGGCTGTCTGGTTGAGCGGCAGGGCCGAAAAGAAACTGGGGCGAGACGCTCCGGCTATCGTTATCGATGAGTTTTGCGGCTATTTCGTGGCTGTGCTGTTACTGCCAAAATCACTTCTGCTGGCGATCTACGCCTTCGTCCTGTTTCGGGTTTTCGATATCGCCAAACCTTTTCCCATCAACGTTTCGCAGCGCCTGCGCGGCGGGTGGGGTATCGTGGTAGATGACCTCATCGCCGGCGTTTACGCGAACCTTGTGATCCAACTGATAAGAATACTGAAGCCAAGCTTCTTTGGCCAATAG
- the yajC gene encoding preprotein translocase subunit YajC, whose product MTGAGGTSGTAPAQQTNPLMSLLPIIIMFALLYFLMIMPQQKKQKELQKMLDNIKVNDKVITTSGIYGRVVTIKPDKNSVVIEIDETNHVRVEFQRGAIATVVTGENSAAQS is encoded by the coding sequence ATGACCGGAGCCGGCGGAACTTCCGGCACCGCCCCTGCACAGCAAACCAATCCCCTGATGTCCTTATTGCCCATCATCATCATGTTCGCCCTGCTCTATTTCCTCATGATCATGCCTCAACAGAAGAAGCAGAAAGAACTGCAGAAGATGCTGGACAACATCAAGGTGAACGACAAGGTCATCACCACATCCGGAATCTACGGACGCGTTGTAACCATCAAACCGGATAAAAACTCCGTCGTGATCGAAATTGACGAAACCAACCACGTGCGCGTGGAATTTCAGCGCGGGGCCATAGCCACGGTTGTCACCGGGGAAAACAGCGCCGCCCAGTCCTGA
- the def gene encoding peptide deformylase, with product MSRSPKLLDIRVYGDDVLRLRAAEVETIDDELLQFAKDLTHTMYKRDGVGLAAPQTGVSKRVIVVDPHWSKEGARREPLVMINPEIESSDGETEMEEGCISVPGIYARVQRPSAISVSFTDLSGERRLMKLSGYPAVVVQHEHDHLNGILFVDRLGTIAKLKVKRKLKELERKAVNGVNLRGED from the coding sequence ATGTCCCGCAGTCCCAAGCTTTTGGATATCCGCGTTTATGGCGACGACGTTCTGCGCCTGAGGGCAGCGGAAGTTGAAACCATCGATGACGAGCTGCTGCAGTTCGCCAAAGACCTCACCCACACCATGTACAAGCGTGACGGGGTGGGGCTCGCGGCACCCCAGACGGGTGTAAGCAAACGCGTAATTGTGGTGGACCCGCACTGGAGCAAGGAAGGAGCCAGACGCGAACCGCTGGTGATGATCAATCCCGAGATCGAGTCCAGCGACGGCGAAACAGAAATGGAGGAAGGCTGCATCAGCGTTCCGGGCATTTATGCCCGGGTGCAGCGGCCGTCCGCTATCAGCGTTTCTTTCACCGACCTGAGCGGAGAACGCCGCCTGATGAAGCTGTCAGGTTATCCTGCCGTGGTGGTTCAGCATGAACACGACCACCTGAACGGCATCCTGTTCGTTGACCGCCTCGGCACCATAGCCAAGTTAAAGGTGAAGCGCAAGCTTAAAGAGCTCGAACGCAAGGCTGTGAATGGCGTTAACCTTCGCGGTGAGGACTGA
- a CDS encoding methionyl-tRNA formyltransferase, whose protein sequence is MRLIFAGSSTFGLPSLQLLERQDVPLLVISPPDKAAGRNLRLQPCPVADYARRVGLDLFQPPDVNAPDSLSRIREFAPDLLITASYGGMIRRELRNLPRYGAVNLHPSLLPKYRGATPIQSALLNDDTITGVSIFRLNARMDAGPILMQHQMLIIKTDNFGSLHNRLANLSALMLQNLMPQLESGSCEAIAQDDSAASYTRKLGKEDLQLDWYKPANQVLNRIRAFSPQPGAQAWLREKPLKILAAQLVQEPASGEPGTVAALIRNTGVEVNCGVQRLLLTRVQAAGKKVMDAWPWQLGARLSIGESFGRPPTFKPSNPLQEEE, encoded by the coding sequence ATGCGCTTGATCTTCGCCGGCAGCTCAACCTTCGGGTTACCATCCCTGCAACTGCTTGAGCGGCAAGATGTTCCCCTGCTCGTCATCAGCCCGCCCGACAAGGCCGCCGGACGCAATCTGCGCCTCCAGCCCTGTCCCGTGGCTGATTACGCCCGCCGGGTGGGCCTGGACCTGTTTCAGCCGCCGGACGTGAATGCTCCAGACAGTCTGAGCCGGATCCGGGAATTCGCTCCCGACCTGCTGATCACGGCCTCCTATGGCGGTATGATCAGGCGCGAACTGAGAAATCTGCCCCGCTACGGAGCGGTGAACCTGCATCCTTCTCTGCTGCCTAAATATCGAGGCGCGACGCCCATCCAAAGCGCTTTGCTGAATGACGACACCATTACAGGCGTCAGCATTTTTCGCCTTAATGCCCGGATGGACGCGGGACCGATCCTGATGCAGCATCAAATGCTCATCATTAAAACAGACAATTTCGGCAGCCTGCACAATAGGCTGGCCAATCTCTCAGCTCTGATGCTGCAAAACCTCATGCCCCAGTTGGAAAGCGGATCCTGTGAAGCAATTGCCCAAGATGATTCCGCGGCCAGCTACACCCGCAAACTGGGCAAAGAAGACCTTCAGCTGGACTGGTATAAGCCCGCGAACCAAGTTCTCAACCGCATCCGGGCTTTTTCACCCCAGCCCGGGGCCCAGGCCTGGCTGCGAGAAAAACCTCTCAAGATCCTGGCTGCCCAACTGGTTCAGGAACCCGCCAGCGGCGAGCCTGGCACGGTGGCAGCCCTGATAAGGAATACTGGCGTCGAAGTGAATTGCGGCGTCCAGCGTTTGCTGCTCACCCGGGTTCAGGCAGCTGGGAAAAAGGTGATGGACGCCTGGCCCTGGCAGCTCGGGGCGCGTCTGTCCATCGGCGAAAGTTTCGGCCGACCCCCAACTTTTAAACCCTCAAACCCTCTTCAGGAGGAAGAATGA
- a CDS encoding DUF116 domain-containing protein codes for MKDQDQYLSVLKFPAFVSLSLLIISALYICLVYFILQDQVTEPHLVRGLLIALLVVIVFMIFTWVSTLMSTHIRIKPRWMSQLNKWMLNHMFYPMACALGTVTFSSKNVLTESFLNFNNEIVLTDQKDVRNSNILVLLPHCLQKDDCTVRITTDIINCEECGGCDIATIKKLIERQQVEAAVATGGSLARKLIHDKNPNVIVAVACHRDLLDGLRDAWRYPVYAVLNERPNGPCHETTVSIASIEFAIQIFK; via the coding sequence ATGAAAGATCAGGACCAATATCTGTCCGTGTTGAAATTCCCCGCTTTTGTCAGCCTTAGCCTGCTGATCATCAGCGCCCTCTATATCTGCTTGGTCTATTTTATTCTGCAGGACCAAGTTACGGAGCCGCATCTGGTGCGCGGCCTCCTAATTGCTCTACTGGTGGTGATCGTCTTTATGATCTTCACTTGGGTGAGCACCCTGATGTCAACCCATATCCGCATCAAACCGCGCTGGATGAGCCAGCTAAACAAATGGATGCTTAACCACATGTTTTATCCGATGGCCTGCGCTCTGGGCACCGTCACTTTTTCCTCGAAGAACGTGCTGACGGAATCATTTCTCAATTTCAACAACGAAATCGTGCTCACCGACCAAAAAGATGTCCGCAATTCCAACATCCTAGTGCTGCTGCCGCATTGCCTGCAAAAGGATGATTGCACCGTGCGCATCACCACGGACATCATCAACTGTGAGGAATGCGGCGGCTGTGACATTGCCACCATCAAGAAACTGATTGAGCGGCAACAAGTTGAGGCGGCAGTGGCAACCGGCGGTTCGCTGGCTCGCAAGCTCATTCATGACAAAAATCCCAACGTGATTGTTGCCGTGGCTTGCCACCGTGATCTGCTGGACGGCCTGCGCGACGCCTGGCGGTATCCGGTTTACGCTGTTCTGAACGAGCGTCCCAACGGCCCTTGCCACGAAACCACCGTCAGCATTGCCAGTATTGAATTCGCCATTCAAATATTCAAGTAG
- a CDS encoding trypsin-like serine protease encodes MKTSTAIALALVVLILNAGITLVLINQKGLNTVSEPASKIIVSHNQRHNEITAAVQEVEPAVVSVNVTKVQYVRRFPSFSFFDFFGDIPMQRQVESIGSGVIYDSSGLIVTNAHVVQGASEITVVLPDKREFPAVLVGIDDVHDVAKLKITGSNLPVAKLGSAKNLLIGEWAIALGNPYGFMMSDPKPTVSVGVISALNRSFEPQEGRSYRSMIQTDAAVNPGNSGGPLVNIKGEVIGINTFIVSETGGNIGIGFAIPVDQVVSILSRL; translated from the coding sequence ATGAAAACTTCAACAGCGATAGCTTTAGCCTTGGTGGTGCTGATCCTGAACGCAGGGATCACCCTCGTCCTGATCAACCAAAAGGGCTTGAATACAGTGTCCGAACCAGCCTCAAAGATAATTGTCTCTCACAACCAGCGCCACAACGAGATCACCGCCGCAGTGCAGGAAGTGGAGCCCGCCGTGGTGAGCGTCAACGTCACCAAAGTCCAGTATGTGCGCCGCTTTCCGAGCTTCAGTTTCTTCGATTTCTTTGGCGACATTCCCATGCAAAGGCAGGTTGAAAGCATCGGCAGCGGAGTCATTTACGATTCCAGCGGCCTCATCGTCACCAACGCCCACGTGGTGCAGGGCGCCTCCGAAATCACCGTCGTGCTGCCCGACAAGCGTGAGTTTCCAGCCGTCCTGGTGGGCATCGACGATGTTCACGACGTCGCCAAGCTCAAGATCACCGGTTCCAATCTGCCCGTGGCCAAGCTCGGCAGCGCCAAAAACCTCTTGATCGGGGAGTGGGCCATCGCGCTGGGAAATCCCTACGGCTTCATGATGAGCGATCCCAAACCCACTGTCTCCGTTGGCGTTATCTCCGCTCTGAACCGCAGTTTCGAACCCCAGGAAGGGCGCAGCTACCGCAGCATGATCCAAACCGACGCCGCCGTCAACCCCGGCAACAGCGGAGGCCCGCTGGTGAATATCAAGGGTGAGGTGATCGGCATCAACACCTTCATTGTGTCTGAAACCGGCGGCAATATCGGCATCGGTTTCGCCATTCCAGTGGACCAGGTTGTTTCGATCCTGAGCAGACTTTGA
- a CDS encoding 1-acyl-sn-glycerol-3-phosphate acyltransferase produces the protein MKWMIRTLQTVWHSLILARFFTRSFFIRLFNRNPIKRRRLEIKNTTLTARHFLRAFNVKLKIKNPERLQELKDQNYLLVGNHASFLDIFVLGAVENFVFITSVDMSETPVLGDIIRKGGCLYTDRKKKVSLPGEIKRFTETLRSGFKLVLFPEQSGTDGSHVKKFRRSLFQVAVDAACTVVPVCIRYLRLDGKPVTEKNRSVICWYKGVNFLKYYWNLMARRLEAELSFLDPVEYDPERNRGELAELVYEQVRDTFNSYDTQLST, from the coding sequence GTGAAGTGGATGATCAGGACTCTGCAAACAGTCTGGCACAGCCTTATCCTGGCCAGGTTCTTCACGCGGTCTTTTTTTATCCGGCTTTTTAACCGGAACCCTATAAAACGCCGCAGGCTGGAGATTAAGAACACCACCCTGACTGCCAGGCATTTCCTGCGCGCGTTCAATGTAAAACTGAAGATAAAAAACCCTGAACGCCTGCAGGAACTGAAGGACCAGAATTACCTGTTGGTGGGAAATCACGCCTCTTTTCTGGACATCTTTGTGCTTGGCGCCGTGGAAAACTTCGTGTTCATCACCTCGGTGGACATGAGCGAAACTCCGGTGCTGGGAGACATAATCCGCAAAGGCGGCTGCCTTTATACCGACAGGAAGAAGAAGGTGAGCCTGCCCGGAGAAATCAAGCGCTTTACAGAAACGCTGCGTTCCGGCTTCAAACTGGTGCTGTTTCCCGAGCAAAGCGGCACGGACGGCTCCCACGTTAAGAAATTCCGCCGCTCCCTTTTCCAGGTGGCCGTGGATGCCGCCTGCACCGTGGTGCCGGTCTGCATCCGCTATCTGCGTTTGGACGGCAAACCGGTCACGGAAAAGAACCGTTCGGTGATTTGCTGGTACAAAGGCGTGAATTTTTTGAAGTATTACTGGAACCTGATGGCGCGCCGGCTGGAGGCTGAACTCAGCTTTCTGGATCCCGTGGAATACGATCCGGAGCGCAACCGCGGTGAACTGGCAGAGTTGGTTTACGAGCAGGTCCGCGACACTTTCAACAGTTACGACACCCAACTTTCAACATAG
- a CDS encoding DUF3098 domain-containing protein has product MDKKNDRLQLGPVNFIILGVAAVLLILGYIIMSANEITISPLLLILAYVVLIPFGLLYKSKPKD; this is encoded by the coding sequence ATGGACAAGAAAAACGACCGCCTGCAACTGGGCCCCGTGAATTTCATCATCCTGGGAGTGGCGGCGGTGCTGCTCATTCTGGGCTACATTATCATGTCCGCCAACGAGATCACCATCTCGCCGCTGCTGCTGATACTGGCCTATGTGGTGCTGATCCCGTTTGGGCTGCTCTATAAAAGCAAACCCAAGGATTAA
- a CDS encoding DUF58 domain-containing protein has protein sequence MALLTEETAARLKRYQLQARAIVEGFLVGLHKSPYHGFSVEFSDHREYNSGDPVKNIDWKIVAKTERYYVKRFEEETNLRCYLILDHSRSMFYGSGESTKIDYACRLAAALAWLMVGQKDATGLITFNERITSMLPPKAYRGYLGPIFRVLAELEPKDSTRLLENLHQIASTIRKRSLIILISDLLDDPERVIEGLKHFRSQHHEVLVFHITDLQEDKFSFRQETEFVDSETGEKIVVNPWQIRAQYLSRYSGHINQLKAGCHQYQIEYNPVSTATPLEDLLLKYLLMRKKG, from the coding sequence TTGGCCTTGCTCACAGAGGAGACCGCGGCCCGGCTGAAACGCTATCAGCTACAGGCCCGGGCGATCGTGGAGGGTTTTTTGGTGGGTCTGCACAAATCCCCTTACCACGGCTTCAGCGTGGAATTTTCCGACCACCGAGAATACAACAGTGGCGATCCTGTTAAAAACATCGACTGGAAGATCGTGGCCAAAACCGAACGCTATTACGTTAAGCGCTTCGAGGAAGAGACAAACCTTCGCTGCTACCTCATTTTGGACCACTCCCGCTCCATGTTCTACGGCTCCGGCGAAAGCACCAAAATTGACTACGCCTGCCGTCTGGCCGCCGCTCTGGCCTGGCTGATGGTGGGGCAGAAAGACGCCACCGGATTGATAACCTTCAACGAGCGGATAACCTCCATGCTGCCGCCCAAGGCCTACCGAGGCTATCTGGGCCCAATTTTCCGCGTGCTGGCGGAACTGGAGCCCAAGGATTCCACCCGCCTGCTGGAAAACCTTCACCAAATCGCTTCCACCATCCGCAAACGCAGCCTCATCATCCTCATCTCAGACCTTTTGGACGATCCCGAACGGGTGATAGAGGGGCTCAAACATTTCCGCTCCCAACACCATGAAGTGCTGGTCTTCCACATCACCGACCTTCAGGAAGACAAATTCAGCTTCCGCCAGGAAACGGAATTCGTGGACAGCGAGACCGGCGAAAAGATCGTGGTCAACCCCTGGCAAATCAGGGCCCAATATCTTTCCCGCTACTCCGGGCACATCAACCAGCTCAAGGCCGGCTGCCACCAATACCAGATAGAATACAACCC